One window of the Thermoplasmatales archaeon genome contains the following:
- a CDS encoding NADH:ubiquinone oxidoreductase yields the protein MNWLITHSPALLILLPLLSAFLMPLIDKISKKARNFFAVIIFIIVEILVIILALDILKNGMHVYAIGERNPLQTIPTQAVVPIRIVLQIDAMGIFMGIISATVCLSACIYSLAYIEEGRGKGKFYTLLLLILVGMLGMEFTGDIFNLFVFYEILSIASAALIVYSRKGEASEGAFKFLVISSISALFILFSVALFYGEYDLLNIAYLAKNIKYTHIDKIALALLVSAFAMKCGSVPMHFWCPDAYSVAPSSITATLVAGSQASLYALFRVCFTLYGLKLDSQLIGGILIIFGLLSMFVGVTMAIPQKDIKRLMAYHAISQTGYMLLGVGAGFYLLGKPEFEIYGIKAMEGGIFHIINHAMYKGLLFLTAGAIFYRLKTRNLNEMGGLAHTMKYTSVFFIIGALAIAGIPPFNGFASKLIIYESVYKISPILSIIAMLVSILTLASFVKVFYSAFMGPKIHDVREVPKSMLIGMGVLTFVIIFFGLFPQYIVNNLVNPAVMALAKQAGYLSAIGG from the coding sequence ATGAACTGGCTTATAACCCATTCACCCGCCTTGCTTATACTTCTTCCCTTGCTATCCGCTTTTTTAATGCCTCTGATAGACAAAATAAGTAAAAAAGCAAGAAATTTTTTTGCAGTCATTATTTTTATAATTGTAGAGATTTTAGTCATAATACTCGCCTTAGATATTTTAAAAAATGGAATGCATGTATATGCTATAGGGGAAAGAAATCCACTCCAAACCATTCCAACCCAGGCGGTGGTGCCAATAAGAATAGTATTGCAGATAGATGCAATGGGTATATTTATGGGGATAATAAGTGCAACTGTTTGCCTTTCCGCGTGTATTTATTCGCTTGCATATATAGAAGAAGGAAGGGGAAAGGGAAAATTCTACACCCTTCTTTTACTAATTTTGGTTGGAATGCTTGGCATGGAATTTACTGGAGACATTTTTAACCTGTTTGTTTTCTATGAAATTCTTTCAATAGCATCCGCCGCTCTTATTGTATATAGCAGGAAGGGAGAGGCAAGTGAAGGAGCATTTAAGTTTCTGGTTATATCAAGTATATCCGCTTTATTCATCCTCTTCTCGGTTGCTCTATTTTATGGAGAATATGATTTATTGAATATAGCGTATCTTGCCAAAAATATCAAATATACTCATATTGATAAAATAGCTCTTGCATTGCTTGTTTCCGCATTTGCAATGAAATGTGGTTCAGTTCCAATGCATTTCTGGTGCCCTGATGCTTATTCTGTTGCTCCTTCATCTATAACCGCCACACTTGTTGCGGGTAGCCAAGCTAGCTTATATGCATTGTTCAGAGTTTGCTTCACTCTTTATGGCCTTAAATTGGATTCACAACTGATAGGAGGGATATTGATTATCTTTGGATTACTATCAATGTTTGTTGGTGTAACAATGGCAATTCCTCAAAAAGATATAAAAAGACTTATGGCCTACCACGCAATAAGTCAAACCGGCTATATGCTTCTTGGGGTTGGAGCAGGCTTTTATTTGCTCGGGAAACCAGAATTTGAAATATATGGAATAAAGGCTATGGAAGGAGGAATATTCCATATAATAAATCACGCAATGTACAAAGGGTTGCTATTCTTAACCGCTGGAGCAATATTTTATCGCCTCAAAACAAGAAATTTGAATGAAATGGGGGGACTCGCCCATACAATGAAATATACATCTGTATTCTTCATAATAGGAGCTCTTGCAATAGCTGGCATACCTCCATTTAATGGATTTGCATCAAAACTAATAATATATGAATCAGTTTATAAAATAAGTCCTATACTATCAATAATAGCAATGCTTGTTTCAATTTTAACTCTCGCTTCTTTCGTAAAAGTATTTTACTCTGCCTTTATGGGGCCAAAGATACACGATGTTAGAGAAGTGCCAAAAAGCATGCTTATTGGAATGGGTGTTCTTACTTTTGTTATAATTTTCTTTGGACTATTTCCGCAGTATATTGTTAATAACTTAGTTAATCCAGCGGTTATGGCTCTTGCAAAACAAGCGGGTTACTTAAGCGCTATAGGTGGTTAA
- a CDS encoding NADH-quinone oxidoreductase subunit K — protein MIYNIPFLTVVALIAIGMYAVVFRRNLMKIAIGITIIESGVNLFLITLGYREGGIAPIFTNLPPDITPADIPEKMVMPVPQALTLTSIVIGVAVLALILAFIIKIYKEYGTLDAKEVRRLRE, from the coding sequence GTGATATACAATATTCCATTTCTCACAGTGGTTGCACTGATTGCAATAGGAATGTATGCGGTTGTTTTCAGAAGAAATCTTATGAAAATTGCAATAGGGATAACAATAATTGAGAGCGGGGTTAACCTATTTTTAATAACTCTCGGATATAGAGAAGGAGGAATTGCTCCCATCTTTACAAATTTGCCCCCTGATATAACTCCCGCAGATATACCAGAAAAAATGGTTATGCCAGTTCCTCAAGCATTAACTCTAACAAGCATTGTTATAGGAGTAGCAGTTCTTGCTCTTATTTTAGCATTCATAATTAAGATATATAAGGAGTATGGAACATTAGATGCAAAAGAAGTAAGGAGGTTGAGAGAATGA
- a CDS encoding sodium:proton antiporter: protein MNKGEMSVIVKTIAGFLFPIAMIFSFYVIMHGHLTPGGGFQGGAVGASAIALLIVAFGIRYVEKKSDEEKISLFESIGGIIFVLVSLIGIFLSATFLTNFLVGEEIFGKIPSWGEAPLNSGGILPILNIAVGMKVIGGLSSVLIIIALAVKEVEE from the coding sequence ATGAATAAAGGAGAAATGTCCGTTATTGTAAAAACCATTGCTGGCTTCCTGTTTCCAATAGCAATGATATTTTCCTTTTATGTAATAATGCATGGCCACCTCACGCCGGGCGGGGGCTTTCAAGGAGGGGCAGTAGGAGCATCAGCTATTGCGCTTCTTATCGTTGCATTTGGAATTAGATATGTTGAGAAAAAGAGTGACGAGGAAAAAATATCTCTTTTTGAGAGCATAGGGGGAATCATTTTTGTTCTGGTTAGCTTAATCGGAATTTTCCTTTCAGCAACATTTTTGACGAATTTTCTTGTTGGTGAGGAAATTTTTGGAAAAATACCTTCATGGGGTGAGGCTCCTTTAAACAGCGGGGGAATTCTTCCTATTTTGAATATAGCGGTTGGAATGAAGGTCATAGGAGGATTATCTTCTGTCTTAATCATAATTGCCCTCGCAGTAAAGGAGGTGGAAGAGTGA
- a CDS encoding DUF4040 domain-containing protein: MFEIIIILLSISTISSAIIAIWFKDLLASVISLAVMSLLLSLYFYILHAPDVAIAEAGVGACLTTALMIMAIKATKRMEDEK; encoded by the coding sequence ATGTTTGAAATAATTATAATTCTTCTTTCAATTTCAACTATCTCATCAGCAATAATAGCAATATGGTTTAAAGATCTGCTTGCAAGCGTAATTTCTCTCGCGGTTATGAGCCTATTGCTATCCCTATATTTTTACATTCTTCATGCTCCAGATGTTGCAATAGCAGAAGCGGGTGTTGGAGCCTGCCTTACTACCGCTTTAATGATAATGGCGATAAAAGCGACAAAGAGAATGGAGGATGAAAAATGA
- a CDS encoding monovalent cation/H(+) antiporter subunit G: MIWEIIYVFLAIGIIFNLLASIGLIRFPDVYTRLHAGTKCTTFGSIFICLASIVYGLWKWYIGYASMIIISIHSFFALIAILLTNPTGAHAIARAAHKSGVKPKKAIVDDLEGKNEHV, translated from the coding sequence ATGATATGGGAAATAATATATGTATTCCTTGCAATAGGAATAATATTTAATTTACTTGCATCTATTGGATTAATTCGTTTCCCAGATGTATATACTCGTCTTCATGCAGGGACAAAATGCACAACTTTTGGAAGCATATTCATTTGCCTGGCATCAATTGTCTATGGTTTATGGAAATGGTATATTGGCTATGCAAGCATGATCATAATATCAATACATTCCTTCTTTGCTTTAATAGCAATACTTCTTACAAATCCAACAGGAGCACATGCAATAGCAAGAGCTGCTCATAAAAGCGGGGTAAAGCCAAAAAAAGCGATTGTTGATGATCTGGAGGGGAAAAATGAGCATGTTTGA